DNA sequence from the Halorussus limi genome:
GGGCGTGCCCAGCAGCGGCGCGACCGCTTCGGGCACCCACTCGAGGACGAACAGCGCGTGGAGGCTCGACCCGACGACGACCCACGGCGCGAGCGCGAGGACGATGCGGTCGGAGACGTGCGGGTCCGACCGGGCGAGCGCCCCGCCGACCAGCGCCACCGCCGCGAGCAGACCGACGAGGTACGGGAGCGGCGGGAGCGCGAACCCCTCTGGAAGCACCATGCCCGATACGGCGGAGTGGGAGGCCGAAAGGCTTGCGATACGCGCTACCGCCTGATTCGACAGAAGACACTTATCGGAATCGGGTAAACCGCCGCACATGCGACGACGCGCCCTCCTCGCCTGCTCCGGGACCGCGCTCGCCGGTCTCGCGGGGTGTCTCTCCGGGTCGTCCGGGGAACCGACGACCGACGCCGACGAGAACCGGACGACCGATGCGACGACCGAAACGACCAACGGAACCGCACGGACCACGAGCGAGACGACCGACGAGACCACGGCGACGGCCAGCGTCTCGGTCGCGCTCGACGCGCTCCAACCCGCGCTCGTGACGATGAACTCGCCCGACTCTATCGCCGCCCATCCGACCGACGGGCAGTACCTCTTCCTCGACGCGACGACCGAGGACGGCGCGCCGCCGGCCCGCGAGGAGTTCTCGTTCCGGTTCGCCGGCAGCGAGTACGCGCCGGTCTCGATGGACTGGCCGCTCCGGGCGTGGCGAGTCCGAAGCGGACAGACCGAGGCCTACGACGCGGCTTCCGGCCGGGGACTGCTCTTGTTCGAACTCCCGGCGTCGGCCGGCGCGGCCGACGGGACTACCGGAACCGGTGCGACTGATACGGCTAACGGGACCGACGCGACTGCCTCGACCGACGCGGCCGACGCCGCTCTGACGTGGCCGGGCGGAGAGTGGCGTCCCGACTCGCGCGTCCGGCGGCGACTCGCCGCGCCCGACCCGTCGTTCTCGGTCTCGGTGGAGATTCCCGAGAAGGTCTCCGTCTCTGACTCGCCGACGATTAGGGCCACCGCGGAGAACGAGAGCGACGTGCCGGGACGGTTCGTCGCCGCACTGAACCGCGCCGGGCCGGCCGTCGCCCACACGCCCGTCCAACGAATCTCGATTCTCGTCCCCGCAGGAGAATCGAGGGAGTGGGAGTTCACCGACGCGTCCATCATGGCCGACGAGGCGGACGAGTACGCCGGCGACGACGGCCCGGACATGACGTACTACTTCAGCTGGGCCGACGGGAGCGCGAGCCGAGACGTTCGGTACGTTCAGGACGCTCGCACGACCGACACCGCATAGTGGGTCGCGTCGCTCGGTACGTCGACCTCCAGTTCGATCTGTCCCTCGGTGCCCGCTTCCAAGTCGAACGCCGGACCGCGGACCGACTCCAGTTCCTCGCCGTCCCCGTCGTAGAACCCGACGACGGGGACTACCTCGGCGTCGTCGCCGCTGTTGGCCACCGTGGCCGTCAGCGTCACCTCGCCGACCGGGAGGACGCCGTCGGCCTCGGGTTCCTCGTGCTGGCGGACGCCCGAGTCCACGACCGCGAGGTTCGGGTCGGTCTGGTCGAGCGACTCCCGGTAGATGTGGAGTCGGTTCCGAGCGGACCGGACCGCGCGAGTCGCCTCCTCGTCGTCCAGCAGTTCCTCGACCCGGAGCAGTTGGTTGTCTATCTCGTCCACGACGCCTTCCCGGTCGGCCCGGTCGCGTTCGCCGAAGGCGTCGAGGCGGTCGCGCACCGTCTCGAAGTCGTCGCTCACGTCGGCGTCGGCCTCGTCTTGTGCGCGCCGCAAGTCGTCTCTGATGTCGATAATCGGCGGTATCGAAGCCACGGTCTCCCCTCCCCGGAACTGCGGGCGCGACCGGGAAGTGTTCTCCGGCCGACGACCGGGCACCGCTCAGCCGTTCGGCTTATCCTGTTCTACGCCCAACTAGATTCGGGGAGAAATCATGAGCGAAAGCACAACTACGAACGGCGACAGCAACGCGAGCGGCTACATCTCGGCGGCGACGGCCATCATCGGCGCGTGGATAGTCGTCTCGGCGTTTCTGTACGCACCGCCGGCGGCCAACTTCTGGAACGACATCATCGTCGGTGCCGCAATCGGTATCATCGCGGGCTACAACGCCGTCAAGGCCGACGACAGGGAAGGTATCAACACCGGCGGGGCATCGCTGGTCGCGTTGCTCGGCCTCTGGATGGTCATCGCACCGTTCATCTTCGAGACGGTCTTCGAGGGCGCGTTCTGGAGCGACGTGGTCAGCGGCGCGCTGGTCGCCATCCTCGCGGGCTACAACGCGTATCAGTCCCGCGGGA
Encoded proteins:
- a CDS encoding SPW repeat protein; protein product: MSESTTTNGDSNASGYISAATAIIGAWIVVSAFLYAPPAANFWNDIIVGAAIGIIAGYNAVKADDREGINTGGASLVALLGLWMVIAPFIFETVFEGAFWSDVVSGALVAILAGYNAYQSRGTERRTRTAEPETR
- a CDS encoding DUF7553 family protein yields the protein MASIPPIIDIRDDLRRAQDEADADVSDDFETVRDRLDAFGERDRADREGVVDEIDNQLLRVEELLDDEEATRAVRSARNRLHIYRESLDQTDPNLAVVDSGVRQHEEPEADGVLPVGEVTLTATVANSGDDAEVVPVVGFYDGDGEELESVRGPAFDLEAGTEGQIELEVDVPSDATHYAVSVVRAS